A genomic region of Carettochelys insculpta isolate YL-2023 chromosome 7, ASM3395843v1, whole genome shotgun sequence contains the following coding sequences:
- the PPRC1 gene encoding peroxisome proliferator-activated receptor gamma coactivator-related protein 1 isoform X2 has protein sequence MAALWGAGAAAGSRGPRRGRSGSRSRGGARRGGSGSEPAPAPPPQCCSLEEDESGQHWAPPGSDVIMEADEMLGTMQSYFDSSVISILEDFSSLNESKACLDAPNELSLLTAITEILDSTDDETLSPFDTAMDSELLALPRERESSSFQKFLGLSRPSPERSFPAFEDPWALSGTAAIGKAEPGPLGLPWDCPLNCLEEPAKPKPCPSRRPRAERKLPKPPPQRSDGEEEEAASPGQAAGGAMAGALLESPVELCVVAASEEVAWPDDSEAPCIISTADGSLSELVRSMHPYCLPTRSVGLDPAGEPAPKELLPGPLVLEVVPGSGEHLEIPLVLQQRGPGAWLPAKEAVASECPAEGEDAREPSPPCTVVPEGAPAQGGETEGSGRAPQKEPPRPTQARKSPRGAAPEAQARARPKAQLRESSPAVPAGRRRQGAEKGRGRERARKSRKKQREVLQKGPGPPHRLGSVPLGQPPASQPSPSRAARPSTQVSAFLEQQLEQAKKEGQMELRSARARPRAVASGGALQRKGHPELQKQLEAKGPDLQAAVQDAGAPRPSEHAVPSSGQRLAAVGPGPGEQGEGSASLETSPRNAEEAAPRSPQEAERAEAGAAAWPPKPRALSLTEYRLRMLHRLPGGGQRKEGESQAVSKWPRVPEPPKELADIPCLMAPVGPPPVPPAQPGEMPSTQNGPEKPSSLNVTAPPASQAPAGPAQPRGMPSSQSSAEKPCPPAPPAGPAQPRGMPSSQSGAEKPCPPAPPAGPAQPRGMPSSQSGAEKPCPPAPPAGPAQPVPAPVPLGLKLPFLPPALGSAPAPLLPAATTAYALCPPVPSWPCFGPPPASYPSLPPPPPASGSPSAFHLLPGLPPPAPPLPHFNPGTPCAPLGWPLGPQPPYWPGVPVPPPVVYSDPGAKPFPASPLPEGALAGSTACANVSAPVPSGHAPLAFTPQPTRPLPASQPTSAAPALQCAAQPSARAASGQACDPRKRSRPVGESPPPRPVGQPAAPAPREAPAPRPVGQPAAPAPREAPTPWPAGESPAAQPLRREPLDPLSPGEAAAPGKVPVPSPLEGAQPDSKAVAPRKPQPDPPAVPRRAAAGSRRREESQAAKLVPARRGRHQSLVSQAQAGASKDMVQAFISEIGIEASDLSSLLEQFEKTEATKEELHVRRPSDRPAAGKAGSESHQDRSPLDSLQAQAPELANVAGLTPPATPPHQLWKPLAAVSLLGKARSSGAVPPEGSLRSAKQSKLGGKGPPPSHVGSGDHDYCARGTAQPEEGPRLPSTPAAPVLGSRWNVKHHQDIAIKPPSCLAPRTLGSDSSEPLDHRTTAWSQAAAGRSSPPTSVLLSPAASPCRDEAPRTRDLQPAVQRSLRCYRRRGRSPSPRDRASRSFSSTSNGASTSSSSSSSSSSSSSRSRSRSRSPSPPPKRWRRYRSRRSRSSHSSRSSCGSCGRSRDRSSSASTARSSSASCSRSRSPAPHRRSARRRRFDYCDPPDRCQRQKVLHKERAIEERRVVFIGKIPSRMSRAELRHRFSVFGDIEECTLHFRAEGDNYGFVTYHSAEEAFAAIESGHKLRRPDEQPFDLCFGGRRQFCRRNYADLDSNREDFDPAPVKSKFDSLDFDTLLKQAQRNLRR, from the exons TGCTGCTCCCTGGAGGAAGATGAGTCCGGCCAGCACTGGGCTCCCCCGGGCAGCGATGTGATCATGGAGGCCGACGAGATGCTGGGCACGATGCAGAGCTACTTCGACTCCTCTGTGATCTCCATCCTTGAGGACTTCAGCTCCCTGAACGAG AGCAAGGCCTGCCTCGACGCCCCAAACGAGCTGTCCTTGCTGACAGCCATCACCGAGATCCTGGACAGCACGGACGACGAGACCTTGTCTCCCTTTGACACGGCCATGGACTCGGAACTGCTGGCATTGCCCCGTGAGCGGGAGAGTTCTTCG TTTCAGAAGTTCCTCGGCTTGTCCCGGCCCTCCCCTGAGCGCAGCTTTCCTGCCTTCGAGGATCCGTGGGCCCTCAGCGGCACGGCTGCCATCGGAAAG GCGGAGCCGGGCCCCTTGGGTCTGCCCTGGGACTGTCCACTAAACTGCCTGGAAGAGCCAGCCAAGCCAAAGCCCTGCCCCAGTCGAAGGCCGCGGGCTGAGCGCAAGCTCCCCAAGCCCCCACCACAGCGCAgcgatggggaggaggaggaggcggccagcccagggcaggccGCTGGCGGGGCGATGGCTGGGGCCCTGCTGGAGAGCCCGGTGGAGTTGTGTGTGGTGGCTGCGAGCGAGGAGGTAGCCTGGCCAGACGACAGCGAGGCTCCCTGCATCATTAGCACGGCAGACGGGTCGCTCAGCGAGCTGGTGAGGTCCATGCACCCGTACTGCCTGCCCACGCGCTCGGTGGGCCTGGACCCGGCCGGTGAGCCGGCGCCGAAGGAGCTCTTACCTGGCCCGCTTGTGCTGGAGGTCGTGCCGGGCTCAGGCGAGCACTTGGAGATcccactggtcctgcagcagcGGGGCCCAGGAGCCTGGCTTCCAGCGAAAGAGGCAGTGGCCAGCGAGTGCCCAGCCGAGGGGGAAGATGCCCGGGAGCCGTCGCCTCCATGCACCGTGGTGCCGGAGGGAGCTCCTGCCCAGGGGGGTGAGACTGAGGGCTCCGGCAGGGCCCCCCAAAAGGAGCCTCCCCGTCCGACCCAGGCCAGAAAGTCCCCCCGAGGGGCAGCCCCCGAAGCACAGGCCAGAGCGAGGCCCAAAGCCCAGCTCCGGGAGAGCAGCCCAGCGGTGCCGGCAGGCAGGAGGCGCCAGGGCGCTGAGAAGGGCCGCGGACGCGAGCGGGCCAGGAAAAGCCGGAAAAAGCAGAGAGAGGTGCTGCAGAAGGGCCCAGGCCCGCCCCACAGGCTTGGCTCCGTGCCCTTGGGGCAgccgccagccagccagccctcccccagccgggccgCTCGGCCCTCCACGCAGGTGTCCGccttcctggagcagcagctggagcaggctaAGAAGGAGGGGCAGATGGAGCTGCGATCGGCCAGAGCGAGGCCTAGGGCGGTGGCCTCGGGGGGCGCCCTGCAGAGGAAGGGTCACCCtgagctgcagaagcagctggaGGCCAAAGGGCCCGAcctgcaggcagctgtgcaggACGCTGGGGCCCCAAGGCCCTCAGAACATGCTGTGCCCAGCTccgggcagcggctggctgctgtgggacccggccctggggagcagggcgaGGGGAGCGCCAGCCTGGAGACCAGCCCCCGCAATGCCGAGGAGGCAGCTCCCCGGAGCCCACAGGAAGCAGAGCGGGCTGAGGCGGGAGCTGCTGCTTGGCCGCCCAAGCCCAGGGCGCTCAGCCTGACGGAGTACCGGCTGCGGATGCTGCACCGCCTGCCTGGCGGGGGCCAGAGGAAGGAGGGGGAGTCGCAGGCAGTCAGCAAGTGGCCCAGAGTTCCCGAGCCCCCCAAAGAGCTGGCGGATATCCCCTGCCTGATGGCACCTGTGGGCCCCCCACCcgtgccccctgcccagcccgggGAGATGCCCAGCACCCAGAACGGCCCAGAGAAACCCTCCAGCTTGAATGtcactgctcctccagccagccaggcaccagcagggcctgcccagcccagggggatgcccagctcccagaGCAGTGCAGAGAAACCCTGCCcgcctgctcctccagccgggcctgcccagcccagggggatgcccagctcccagaGCGGTGCAGAGAAACCCTGCCcgcctgctcctccagccgggcctgcccagcccagggggatgcccagctcccagaGCGGTGCAGAGAAACCCTGCCcgcctgctcctccagccgggcctGCCCAGCCTGTACCAGCTCCGGTGCCGCTGGGACTCAAGCTGCCTTTCCTCCCGCCTGCCCTGGGGTCAGCTCCTGCaccgctcctgccagctgccaccactgcctatGCCCTGTGCCCACCAGTGCCTTCCTGGCCTTGCTTTGGCCCCCCGCCTGCCAGCTACCCCAGTCTGCCTCCACCACCGCCTGCCAGCGGGTCACCCAGCGCCTTTCACCTGCTGCctggcctgccccctcctgcaccaccccttccccacttcaACCCAGGCACGCCGTGTGCCCCTCTGGGCTGGCCCCTGGGCCCCCAGCCTCCCTACTGGCCTGGGGTCCCTGTGCCACCTCCAGTGGTGTACAGCGACCCGGGGGCAAAGCCCTTCCCAGCTAGTCCTCTCCCCGAGGGGGCCTTGGCTGGAAGCACAGCTTGTGCCAATGTCTCGGCCCCAGTGCCGAGCGGCCACGCACCCTTGGCTTTCACCCCACAGCCCACAAggcccctgccagccagccagcccacctctgctgccccagctctgcagtgcgCTGCTCAGCCCTCGGCCAGGGCAGCTTCCGGCCAGGCCTGCGATCCCAGGAAGCGCAGCCGACCTGTGGGCGAGTCACCTCCCCCCCGGCCTGTGGGgcagcctgctgctccagccccaagggaggcccctgccccccggcctgtggggcagcctgctgctccagccccaagggaggCCCCTACTCCTTGGCCAGCTGGAGAGTCAcccgctgcccagcccctgaggagGGAGCCCCTGGATCCCCTCTCCCCTGgggaggctgcagctccaggaaaGGTTCCGGTGCCCAGCCCTCTGGAGGGGGCCCAGCCGGACTCCAAGGCAGTGGCCCCACGAAAGCCCCAGCCTGACCCGCCGGCCGTgcccaggagagcagcagcagggtcgAGAAGGCGAGAGGAGAGCCAGGCAGCCAAGCTGGTCCCTGCCCGGCGCGGGAGACACCAGTCCCTCGTCAGCCAAGCCCAGGCGGGAGCCAGCAAGGACATGGTGCAGGCCTTCATCAGCGAGATCG GAATTGAAGCCTCTGACCTGTCCAGCCTGCTGGAGCAGTTTGAGAAGACGGAAG CCACCAAGGAGGAGCTGCATGTGCGACGCCCCAGCGACAGGCCAGCAGCGGGGAAAGCAGG GTCCGAGAGCCACCAGGACAGGAGCCCGCTGGACAGCCTGCAGGCCCAGGCTCCGGAGCTGGCCAACGTAGCTG GCCTGACCCCTCCGGCAACgccaccccaccagctgtggAAGCCCCTGGCTGCTGTGTCGCTGCTGGGCAAGGCCAGGAGTTCAGGGGCTGTGCCCCCAGAGGGCAGCCTGCGAAGTGCCAAGCAGAGCAAACTGGGGGGGAagggccctccccccagccacgtGGGCTCCGGAGACCACGACTACTGCGCCCGTGGCACTGCCCAGCCGGAGGAGGGCCCCAGGCTCCCCAGCACACCAGCTGCGCCCGTGCTCGGCTCCCGCTGGAACGTGAAGCATCACCAGGATATCGCCATCAAGCCGccctcctgcctggccccacGGACGCTGGGCTCTGACTCCAGCGAGCCGCTGGATCACCGGACTactgcctggagccaggctgctgcaggcaggagcagcccccccacctcgGTTCTCCTCTCCCCGGCTGCCTCCCCCTGCCGCGATGAGGCGCCGCGGACTCGGGACCTGCAGCCGGCTGTCCAAAGGTCCCTGCGCTGCTACCGGAGACGGGGGCGCTCGCCGAGCCCCCGCGACCGCGCCAGCCGCTCGTTCAGTTCCACCTCCAACGGGGCCAGcacgtcgtcgtcgtcgtcgtcctcctcctcctcctcctcctcccggtcCCGGTCCCGGTCCCGGTCCCCGTCCCCCCCACCAAAGCGGTGGCGAAG GTATCGCTCCAGGCGCTCCCGGAGCTCCCActcctcccgctccagctgcggGTCCTGCGGCCGCTCACGGGACAGGTCATCCTCGGCGTCCACGGCCAGATCCTCCTCGGCGTCCTGCAGCCGGTCGCGCTCCCCGGCCCCCCACAGGAGGAGCGCCCGGCGGAGAAG ATTCGATTACTGCGACCCCCCTGATCGCTGCCAGCGCCAGAAAGTCCTCCACAAGGAACGTGCAATA gaggagaggagagttgTCTTCATCGGCAAGATCCCCAGCAGGATGTCGCGGGCAGAGCTGCGGCACCGCTTCTCCGTCTTCGGGGACATCGAGGAGTGCACCCTCCACTTCCGGGCtgaggg ggacaACTACGGCTTTGTCACCTACCACTCCGCCGAGGAGGCCTTCGCCGCCATTGAGAGCGGCCACAAGCTGCGGCGTCCGGACGAGCAGCCCTTCGACCTGTGCTTCGGGGGCCGCCGCCAGTTCTGCAGGAGGAACTACGCTGACCTGG actccaaccGGGAGGATTTTGACCCTGCCCCTGTGAAGAGCAAGTTCGACTCCCTCGACTTCGACACCTTATTGAAGCAGGCGCAACGCAACCTGCGGAGGTAG